The window GACCGGACTGTTTACATCACCTCATCTGGTGTCGCTTCGGGAACGGGTTCAGGTCAATGGACGGCTCATCCGCAAGCAATCTGTGGTTGCTTTTGTTAATCGCTTTCGCACTGAACTGAGCCGTCGTAAGCTTTCTTTTTTTGAAGTCATAACCGCGATGGGGCTGTACTATTTTGATCGAGCAGGGGTAGACGTTGCAGTTATTGAGACCGGCCTTGGCGGTCGTTTGGATGCTACCAATGTGCTTTACCCAGAGTTGACATTAACCACCGACATCAGTCGGGACCATGTTGAGATACTGGGTCGGGAATTGCGACAAATTGCCCGTGAGAAAGCCGGTATCATCAAGCCCGGAGTGCCGCACGTGGCCGGTATTTTGTCTCGCACAGCGGCGGCCGTGATTCGGGAGCGATGCCGACAGCTTGATGCGCCGTACCATCAGTTGACGCCAACCGATTTTTCTACCGACCTGACCAGGAACCGTCTGGATTTCACCTCGAATGGCTGGTCGGTGGCTGGTGTGCGACCAGGTCTTTATGGGAGACACCAACTACGCAACGCCGCTCTGGCGGTCAAGGCGGCCGGGGTAGTGTCGGGAACTGGACTGAAGATATCGAAAGTTGCGGTGAAGACCGGCCTGGCGCGGGCCGAATGGGCGGGAAGGTTCCAGGTGGTCAACCGTCGTGGTCGGTCACCGATGATTTTCGATGTCTGTCACAATGTGGGCGGTGTGACGGCTTTTG of the Candidatus Zixiibacteriota bacterium genome contains:
- a CDS encoding bifunctional folylpolyglutamate synthase/dihydrofolate synthase → MMRKHTYVSAERFILSREFFGMKLGLDNITAFLDLIGNPQNNYATIHLAGTNGKGSTAAMLASILRTQGYKTGLFTSPHLVSLRERVQVNGRLIRKQSVVAFVNRFRTELSRRKLSFFEVITAMGLYYFDRAGVDVAVIETGLGGRLDATNVLYPELTLTTDISRDHVEILGRELRQIAREKAGIIKPGVPHVAGILSRTAAAVIRERCRQLDAPYHQLTPTDFSTDLTRNRLDFTSNGWSVAGVRPGLYGRHQLRNAALAVKAAGVVSGTGLKISKVAVKTGLARAEWAGRFQVVNRRGRSPMIFDVCHNVGGVTAFVEAFRIRFPGRRAHIITGFVKRKEHQKMFDLLGTVASRFHLVPLATRRSVELDELCDNLNWRGVPMIRYRSLRTAYRRVLKNSQDDDIIAIVGSHFLIGEFFEKFVSL